GGAGCGTTCTGCTCGCACCCATTGTTCTCGACCCagaggttgaggatatcaatgATAGGCACCTTGCGGTTCTCATTCGTATTCCCATCAATAGGCGCCGTGGTATCGCCCTCCCCATGGAACTCAAGGAAAGGAAACCCTTCATCACGATCTGCAGGCTCACAAGGGGGCACATCCGGTGCAGACTCAGCGTCATAGTACGCACCACTGACGGAAGCAAACGCAGCGAAACGGGCCCTAACGGTATCATTGCACGCGATGACATTAGTAAAGCCGCCACCGTTGGACTTTCCAACCGAGTAGACTCTGCTCGAGTCGATAcagagcttctcctccatatGCGTGAGGAGCTGGTGCGTGAAATCCAGATCGTCCGGGTGCGAGGCGTCCGCCTTGGGATTCGACAACCAGTACCCATTCTTGCTATTGGGGTAAACGACTACTGCATCCTTGTTGAATTTGGGATTCGAGAACTGAGACAGGGCCTCCTGTGAAGCCATGTCCCTGGTGGCGCCATGGAAGGAGAAATACAGCGGGGCGGGCGTGCTGGTGTTGTATGTCTCAGGGATGTAGAGGATGTACTCGCGGTCGCTGTCGGGCAGATGCAACGACTTACTGGAGCCAGGACT
This region of Aspergillus puulaauensis MK2 DNA, chromosome 5, nearly complete sequence genomic DNA includes:
- a CDS encoding alpha/beta hydrolase family esterase (CAZy:CE1;~COG:Q;~EggNog:ENOG410PNAK;~InterPro:IPR043595,IPR029058;~SECRETED:SignalP(1-18);~go_function: GO:0030600 - feruloyl esterase activity [Evidence IEA]), whose amino-acid sequence is MHISSIVALAGLAKLALADSGCDTDIPPAFPSPGSSKSLHLPDSDREYILYIPETYNTSTPAPLYFSFHGATRDMASQEALSQFSNPKFNKDAVVVYPNSKNGYWLSNPKADASHPDDLDFTHQLLTHMEEKLCIDSSRVYSVGKSNGGGFTNVIACNDTVRARFAAFASVSGAYYDAESAPDVPPCEPADRDEGFPFLEFHGEGDTTAPIDGNTNENRKVPIIDILNLWVENNGCEQNAPPAENKTVFEDPVVKHVVWNCGGKDGIVQHYREGNNGHCWPSKEGNSDFEDHPDQCPMGNYVFDATECIVDFFSKYKLNS